In the Onychostoma macrolepis isolate SWU-2019 chromosome 09, ASM1243209v1, whole genome shotgun sequence genome, one interval contains:
- the cenpj gene encoding centromere protein J isoform X1: MSSPAGLQQGQLHFLSQWMPDSSRAGVILHGSPGEAGLGSVRSSGSLVVQDPDDSFSCQFAPLPLSRSSSCASVDVCSPGGGGKTLRETELFDASLNTEIQSIQDVLRNTRDLPLIAKLEQLKQMQHRMQEQLKAHQQEQLLRLQHEPQRLLGKPQNTAEITGWNQEQSVVEMNSGHDDSDRNYEESLQSTIEEQTMYKKVCDSELQDRPIKSGFGGRTFEEILEEQLKMEDQKLMGKNALAESVKVKRPFLKRREGLARFTRGKAAVPPHRKSPPNPKPSSCPNPKVSQHLDMRSNKNSVKNKTEGLRSTHPVIQRKTAVLNKENIPQNKTTAPVTKMTVQPRVLVGHQNENMSPISAQFQQKPDPSFKQKINSVTTADSNKEGECSGVEDNACVAENSFEVWFTERRQRWEQDQQRECVELGEFELLERAADEISFSSNSSFISTLLQRDRRRLSSTPIKATSQSALPSRGQGPAVTPEPMLGPSAPVPPTNTAIQRDIISIGPKEQRGFSKEETDEKLDDNSLSCNSGLQPLPNLLITHCFQVPTTLPYDKRTYQDRDGASSPDEDERSLSTNGDSTLIESRAQLEFDDDDTWNEPEEESCCPAEESPSERALKRKVAFSKGVKPAGGSPHAVGSLKEAPPTSQLVSKLFPALKSKPSPLVTVVQVQEPQSVLSEEGAAQSRLLRERLVELETEIERFKSENAALAKLKQENQDTRDNLKKEKAEFEKKRMEEIAKWEEFKREEHKKLQRERKLFEKHAATVRARPDKQERDEIQALKQQLNVLQEDLRKRESRWSNTQSRLRQQVDALSAENASLRDQVRTLEKLRLSVWKSAEKEKEKGRFSVSSNKTSTGSKHTDSRSPSQSSKNNSNRKGSPETQIPLANSAFFPEQMKESISFKYEPSPVETQCSDGLVMTEMNHDAPLINSLSANEQSEKEQEEITQSDKIEKVFPDGGRLLVFPNGTRKELSADGQTVKVMFFNGDMKHTMPDQRVIYYYAEAQTTHITYPDGMEVLQFPNNQTEKHFPDGRKEITFPDQTVKTLYPDGREESVLTDGTIIQLNPDGSKVIQFNTGQREIHTADFKRREYPDGTVKTVYSDGRQETQYPTGRVRLKDAQGHVIMDTKA, translated from the exons atgtcgTCTCCAGCTGGACTCCAGCAAGGGCAGCTTCACTTCCTGTCCCAGTGGATGCCGGACAGCTCCCGCGCTGGGGTGATATTACACGGGTCCCCAGGAGAAGCCGGTTTAGGGTCGGTCCGGAGCAGCGGCAGTCTGGTGGTTCAGGATCCAGACGACTCTTTCAGCTGTCAGTTTGCCCCGCTGCCCCTCTCCCGGAGCAGCAGCTGTGCCAGTGTGGATGTGTGCAGTCCGGGTGGAGGTGGCAAGACACTCAGGGAAACTGAGCTGTTTGATGCATCTTTAAACACTGAGATTCAGAGTATCCAAGATGTTTTAAGAAACACACGGGATCTGCCATTAATAGCTAAGCTTGAACAG CTGAAGCAAATGCAACATCGCATGCAAGAGCAGCTAAAAGCCCACCAGCAGGAACAGCTGCTTAGACTACAACATGAACCACAAAGACTTCTGGGAAAACCACAGAATACTGCAG AGATCACTGGGTGGAACCAGGAACAAAGTGTGGTGGAGATGAACAGTGGACATGATGACAGTGATCGTAATTATGAAGAATCACTTCAGTCCACTATTGAAGAGCAAACTATGTACAAAAAAGTGTGTGACTCAGAGCTACAAGACAG ACCTATCAAATCGGGGTTTGGTGGGAGAACATTTGAAGAAATACTGGAAGAGCAGCTCAAGATGGAAGACCAGAAACTGATGGGCAAG AACGCTCTGGCTGAAAGTGTGAAGGTGAAAAGACCCTTTCTTAAACGAAGAGAAGGTCTGGCCAGGTTTACCAGGGGAAAAGCCGCTGTGCCACCACACAGAAAAAGTCCACCTAACCCCAAGCCCTCCTCATGTCCAAATCCAAAAGTTTCCCAACACCTGGACATGAGGTCCAACAAGAACTCTGTCAAAAACAAAACCGAAGGCTTAAGATCCACACATCCTGTGATCCAACGTAAGACTGCTGTGCTCAACAAAGAGAATATTCCTCAAAATAAAACCACAGCGCCAGTCACCAAGATGACCGTTCAACCTCGTGTTCTTGTTGGACACCAGAATGAGAATATGAGCCCCATCTCAGCTCAGTTCCAACAGAAACCTGATCCCTCGTTCAAGCAGAAGATCAACAGTGTCACCACAGCAGACAGCAATAAGGAAGGAGAATGTAGTGGTGTGGAGGATAATGCATGTGTTGCAGAAAACTCATTTGAGGTGTGGTTCACAGAGCGGAGACAGCGCTGggaacaagatcaacagcgtgAGTGTGTCGAACTCGGAGAGTTTGAGTTGCTAGAACGAGCAGCGGATGAAATATCCTTCTCCAGCAACTCATCCTTCATCAGCACTCTCCTTCAGAGAGACCGCAGGCGTCTCTCCTCCACACCCATCAAAGCGACCAGTCAATCTGCACTACCTAGCCGTGGTCAAGGTCCCGCAGTAACTCCTGAACCCATGTTGGGTCCTAGTGCACCAGTTCCTCCTACAAACACTGCAATACAGAGGGACATCATTAGCATAGGACCGAAAGAACAGAGAGGGTTCTCCAAAGAGGAAACTGATGAAAAGTTGGATGACAACTCCTTGAGTTGTAATTCAGGGTTGCAACCCCTTCCCAATCTACTCATAACCCACTGCTTTCAAGTGCCTACCACTCTGCCTTATGATAAACGCACCTATCAAGACAGGGATGGTGCCAGCAGTCCAGACGAGGATGAGAGGAGTTTGAGTACCAATGGAGACTCTACTCTCATAGAATCAAGGGCCCAGTTAGagtttgatgatgatgataccTGGAATGAACCCGAGGAGGAGTCCTGTTGTCCTGCAGAGGAATCCCCATCAGAAAGGGCTCTGAAAAGGAAGGTTGCTTTCTCTAAAGGGGTAaaaccagcaggtggcagtcCACATGCAGTTGGAAGTCTGAAAGAAGCCCCACCGACATCTCAGTTGGTATCAAAGCTGTTTCCAGCGCTCAAGTCTAAACCTTCTCCTCTGGTAACAGTGGTGCAGGTTCAGGAACCACAGAGCGTGCTCAGTGAAGAAGGAGCAG CTCAATCGAGACTTCTTCGTGAGCGTTTGGTGGAGCTGGAAACTGAGATTGAAAGGTTCAAATCTGAGAATGCAGCACTGGCCAAACTAAAGCAGGAAAACCAGGACACAAGAGATAATCTCAA aaaagaaaaggctgaatttgaaaagaagaggatgGAGGAAATTGCAAAATGGGAGGAGTTTAAAAGGGAGGAACACAAGAAATTGCAGCGTGAAAGGAAGCTTTTTGAAAAGCATGCAGCAACTGTGAGAGCAAGACCTGATAAACAAGAACGAGATGAGATCCAG GCTCTAAAGCAGCAGTTAAATGTGCTGCAGGAGGATTTGCGCAAACGAGAGTCTCGTTGGAGCAACACACAGAGCCGTCTCCGACAGCAGGTAGACGCTCTGAGTGCAGAGAACGCGTCCCTCAGAGACCAAGTGCGGACACTGGAGAAACTGCGCCTCAGTGTGTGGAAGAGTGCtgagaaagagaaggaaaaaGGAAGGTTCTCCGTGTCTAGCAATAAAACTAGTACTGGATCCAAACATACAGATTCCAGG aGTCCGTCTCAGAGCtcaaaaaacaacagcaacagaAAGGGAAGTCCAGAGACACAGATCCCTCTCGCAAACTCTG CTTTTTTCCCTGAACAAATGAAAGAGAGTATCAGCTTCAAATATGAGCCAAGTCCAGTGGAAACCCAGTGTTCGGATGGACTAGTTATGACTGAGATGAACCATGATGCTCCACTAATTAACTCGCTCTCTGCCAATGAACAATCAGAGAAGGAACAGGAAGAGATCACGCAATCAGACAAG ATTGAGAAGGTGTTTCCTGATGGAGGCAGACTTCTTGTTTTTCCAAATGGCACGAGGAAAGAACTTTCTGCAGATGGGCAGACAGTCAAAGTTATGTTTTTCAATGGGGATATGAAACATACAATGCCTGATCAAAGAGTG atttattaCTATGCAGAAGCTCAGACCACACACATTACCTATCCAGATGGGATGGAAGTGCTTCAGTTTCCTAACAATCAAACAG AGAAACATTTCCCTGATGGTCGTAAGGAAATCACTTTCCCTGATCAGACGGTCAAGACACTTTATCCTGATGGAAGAGAGGAAAGTGTTCTCACAGATGGAACAATAATACAGCTGAATCC GGATGGCAGTAAGGTGATCCAGTTTAACACAGGTCAGCGAGAGATCCACACTGCAGATTTCAAAAGACGAGAGTATCCAGATGGTACGGTTAAAACAGTTTACTCAGATGGACGGCAAGAGACACAATACCCAACAGGACGCGTGCGGTTAAAAGACGCACAGGGTCATGTCATTATGGACACGAAGGCATGA
- the cenpj gene encoding centromere protein J isoform X2 translates to MSSPAGLQQGQLHFLSQWMPDSSRAGVILHGSPGEAGLGSVRSSGSLVVQDPDDSFSCQFAPLPLSRSSSCASVDVCSPGGGGKTLRETELFDASLNTEIQSIQDVLRNTRDLPLIAKLEQLKQMQHRMQEQLKAHQQEQLLRLQHEPQRLLGKPQNTAEITGWNQEQSVVEMNSGHDDSDRNYEESLQSTIEEQTMYKKVCDSELQDRPIKSGFGGRTFEEILEEQLKMEDQKLMGKNALAESVKVKRPFLKRREGLARFTRGKAAVPPHRKSPPNPKPSSCPNPKVSQHLDMRSNKNSVKNKTEGLRSTHPVIQRKTAVLNKENIPQNKTTAPVTKMTVQPRVLVGHQNENMSPISAQFQQKPDPSFKQKINSVTTADSNKEGECSGVEDNACVAENSFEVWFTERRQRWEQDQQRECVELGEFELLERAADEISFSSNSSFISTLLQRDRRRLSSTPIKATSQSALPSRGQGPAVTPEPMLGPSAPVPPTNTAIQRDIISIGPKEQRGFSKEETDEKLDDNSLSCNSGLQPLPNLLITHCFQVPTTLPYDKRTYQDRDGASSPDEDERSLSTNGDSTLIESRAQLEFDDDDTWNEPEEESCCPAEESPSERALKRKVAFSKGVKPAGGSPHAVGSLKEAPPTSQLVSKLFPALKSKPSPLVTVVQVQEPQSVLSEEGAAQSRLLRERLVELETEIERFKSENAALAKLKQENQDTRDNLKKEKAEFEKKRMEEIAKWEEFKREEHKKLQRERKLFEKHAATVRARPDKQERDEIQALKQQLNVLQEDLRKRESRWSNTQSRLRQQVDALSAENASLRDQVRTLEKLRLSVWKSAEKEKEKGRFSVSSNKTSTGSKHTDSRSPSQSSKNNSNRKGSPETQIPLANSESISFKYEPSPVETQCSDGLVMTEMNHDAPLINSLSANEQSEKEQEEITQSDKIEKVFPDGGRLLVFPNGTRKELSADGQTVKVMFFNGDMKHTMPDQRVIYYYAEAQTTHITYPDGMEVLQFPNNQTEKHFPDGRKEITFPDQTVKTLYPDGREESVLTDGTIIQLNPDGSKVIQFNTGQREIHTADFKRREYPDGTVKTVYSDGRQETQYPTGRVRLKDAQGHVIMDTKA, encoded by the exons atgtcgTCTCCAGCTGGACTCCAGCAAGGGCAGCTTCACTTCCTGTCCCAGTGGATGCCGGACAGCTCCCGCGCTGGGGTGATATTACACGGGTCCCCAGGAGAAGCCGGTTTAGGGTCGGTCCGGAGCAGCGGCAGTCTGGTGGTTCAGGATCCAGACGACTCTTTCAGCTGTCAGTTTGCCCCGCTGCCCCTCTCCCGGAGCAGCAGCTGTGCCAGTGTGGATGTGTGCAGTCCGGGTGGAGGTGGCAAGACACTCAGGGAAACTGAGCTGTTTGATGCATCTTTAAACACTGAGATTCAGAGTATCCAAGATGTTTTAAGAAACACACGGGATCTGCCATTAATAGCTAAGCTTGAACAG CTGAAGCAAATGCAACATCGCATGCAAGAGCAGCTAAAAGCCCACCAGCAGGAACAGCTGCTTAGACTACAACATGAACCACAAAGACTTCTGGGAAAACCACAGAATACTGCAG AGATCACTGGGTGGAACCAGGAACAAAGTGTGGTGGAGATGAACAGTGGACATGATGACAGTGATCGTAATTATGAAGAATCACTTCAGTCCACTATTGAAGAGCAAACTATGTACAAAAAAGTGTGTGACTCAGAGCTACAAGACAG ACCTATCAAATCGGGGTTTGGTGGGAGAACATTTGAAGAAATACTGGAAGAGCAGCTCAAGATGGAAGACCAGAAACTGATGGGCAAG AACGCTCTGGCTGAAAGTGTGAAGGTGAAAAGACCCTTTCTTAAACGAAGAGAAGGTCTGGCCAGGTTTACCAGGGGAAAAGCCGCTGTGCCACCACACAGAAAAAGTCCACCTAACCCCAAGCCCTCCTCATGTCCAAATCCAAAAGTTTCCCAACACCTGGACATGAGGTCCAACAAGAACTCTGTCAAAAACAAAACCGAAGGCTTAAGATCCACACATCCTGTGATCCAACGTAAGACTGCTGTGCTCAACAAAGAGAATATTCCTCAAAATAAAACCACAGCGCCAGTCACCAAGATGACCGTTCAACCTCGTGTTCTTGTTGGACACCAGAATGAGAATATGAGCCCCATCTCAGCTCAGTTCCAACAGAAACCTGATCCCTCGTTCAAGCAGAAGATCAACAGTGTCACCACAGCAGACAGCAATAAGGAAGGAGAATGTAGTGGTGTGGAGGATAATGCATGTGTTGCAGAAAACTCATTTGAGGTGTGGTTCACAGAGCGGAGACAGCGCTGggaacaagatcaacagcgtgAGTGTGTCGAACTCGGAGAGTTTGAGTTGCTAGAACGAGCAGCGGATGAAATATCCTTCTCCAGCAACTCATCCTTCATCAGCACTCTCCTTCAGAGAGACCGCAGGCGTCTCTCCTCCACACCCATCAAAGCGACCAGTCAATCTGCACTACCTAGCCGTGGTCAAGGTCCCGCAGTAACTCCTGAACCCATGTTGGGTCCTAGTGCACCAGTTCCTCCTACAAACACTGCAATACAGAGGGACATCATTAGCATAGGACCGAAAGAACAGAGAGGGTTCTCCAAAGAGGAAACTGATGAAAAGTTGGATGACAACTCCTTGAGTTGTAATTCAGGGTTGCAACCCCTTCCCAATCTACTCATAACCCACTGCTTTCAAGTGCCTACCACTCTGCCTTATGATAAACGCACCTATCAAGACAGGGATGGTGCCAGCAGTCCAGACGAGGATGAGAGGAGTTTGAGTACCAATGGAGACTCTACTCTCATAGAATCAAGGGCCCAGTTAGagtttgatgatgatgataccTGGAATGAACCCGAGGAGGAGTCCTGTTGTCCTGCAGAGGAATCCCCATCAGAAAGGGCTCTGAAAAGGAAGGTTGCTTTCTCTAAAGGGGTAaaaccagcaggtggcagtcCACATGCAGTTGGAAGTCTGAAAGAAGCCCCACCGACATCTCAGTTGGTATCAAAGCTGTTTCCAGCGCTCAAGTCTAAACCTTCTCCTCTGGTAACAGTGGTGCAGGTTCAGGAACCACAGAGCGTGCTCAGTGAAGAAGGAGCAG CTCAATCGAGACTTCTTCGTGAGCGTTTGGTGGAGCTGGAAACTGAGATTGAAAGGTTCAAATCTGAGAATGCAGCACTGGCCAAACTAAAGCAGGAAAACCAGGACACAAGAGATAATCTCAA aaaagaaaaggctgaatttgaaaagaagaggatgGAGGAAATTGCAAAATGGGAGGAGTTTAAAAGGGAGGAACACAAGAAATTGCAGCGTGAAAGGAAGCTTTTTGAAAAGCATGCAGCAACTGTGAGAGCAAGACCTGATAAACAAGAACGAGATGAGATCCAG GCTCTAAAGCAGCAGTTAAATGTGCTGCAGGAGGATTTGCGCAAACGAGAGTCTCGTTGGAGCAACACACAGAGCCGTCTCCGACAGCAGGTAGACGCTCTGAGTGCAGAGAACGCGTCCCTCAGAGACCAAGTGCGGACACTGGAGAAACTGCGCCTCAGTGTGTGGAAGAGTGCtgagaaagagaaggaaaaaGGAAGGTTCTCCGTGTCTAGCAATAAAACTAGTACTGGATCCAAACATACAGATTCCAGG aGTCCGTCTCAGAGCtcaaaaaacaacagcaacagaAAGGGAAGTCCAGAGACACAGATCCCTCTCGCAAACTCTG AGAGTATCAGCTTCAAATATGAGCCAAGTCCAGTGGAAACCCAGTGTTCGGATGGACTAGTTATGACTGAGATGAACCATGATGCTCCACTAATTAACTCGCTCTCTGCCAATGAACAATCAGAGAAGGAACAGGAAGAGATCACGCAATCAGACAAG ATTGAGAAGGTGTTTCCTGATGGAGGCAGACTTCTTGTTTTTCCAAATGGCACGAGGAAAGAACTTTCTGCAGATGGGCAGACAGTCAAAGTTATGTTTTTCAATGGGGATATGAAACATACAATGCCTGATCAAAGAGTG atttattaCTATGCAGAAGCTCAGACCACACACATTACCTATCCAGATGGGATGGAAGTGCTTCAGTTTCCTAACAATCAAACAG AGAAACATTTCCCTGATGGTCGTAAGGAAATCACTTTCCCTGATCAGACGGTCAAGACACTTTATCCTGATGGAAGAGAGGAAAGTGTTCTCACAGATGGAACAATAATACAGCTGAATCC GGATGGCAGTAAGGTGATCCAGTTTAACACAGGTCAGCGAGAGATCCACACTGCAGATTTCAAAAGACGAGAGTATCCAGATGGTACGGTTAAAACAGTTTACTCAGATGGACGGCAAGAGACACAATACCCAACAGGACGCGTGCGGTTAAAAGACGCACAGGGTCATGTCATTATGGACACGAAGGCATGA